In the genome of Nitrospira japonica, one region contains:
- a CDS encoding adenosylcobinamide amidohydrolase yields MTGKKPAQSAVRHRVVLDTLVLRLGGMYRVLSSAPGGGGLVRARSILNHQVAANPMTSGRRTVWASKAMSDWQDPARFLGALADRLGVERPVVGLMTAVPMTRLVHRREEKEGIWVECFCTVGVANAVRAGEPVRRDANTRGRRRDGTINIILVTNATLTGSAMVGAVQVATESKTAVLIRRCIPSAASHGTATGTGTDAVVVASNGFGGHKIRYSGTHTQIGSMIGRLVARCVEEGLTRWFRWRRTSLP; encoded by the coding sequence GTGACCGGTAAGAAGCCTGCTCAATCGGCGGTGAGGCATCGCGTAGTGTTGGACACGTTGGTGCTCCGTCTCGGCGGCATGTATCGCGTCCTGTCATCTGCTCCGGGGGGAGGGGGGTTGGTGAGAGCTCGCTCCATTCTGAACCATCAAGTGGCTGCCAATCCGATGACCAGCGGAAGACGAACGGTTTGGGCTTCGAAGGCGATGTCGGATTGGCAAGATCCGGCACGGTTTCTGGGTGCCCTGGCGGACCGATTGGGTGTGGAACGGCCGGTAGTCGGACTCATGACCGCGGTGCCGATGACACGGCTCGTGCACCGGCGAGAGGAGAAGGAGGGCATATGGGTCGAATGTTTTTGTACGGTCGGAGTTGCGAACGCCGTCAGAGCCGGGGAGCCGGTACGACGTGACGCCAACACGCGCGGGCGTAGACGTGACGGTACGATCAATATCATTCTCGTGACAAATGCGACGTTGACGGGGTCGGCAATGGTGGGGGCCGTCCAAGTCGCCACGGAAAGCAAAACGGCTGTCCTGATCAGGCGATGCATCCCCAGCGCAGCCAGCCATGGCACGGCCACCGGCACAGGCACGGATGCGGTCGTGGTGGCCTCTAATGGTTTCGGTGGGCACAAGATCCGCTACAGCGGTACCCATACTCAGATCGGTTCGATGATCGGTCGCCTCGTTGCTCGGTGCGTCGAGGAAGGACTCACCCGATGGTTCCGGTGGCGCCGGACATCCCTTCCGTGA
- a CDS encoding response regulator transcription factor: MSKIVVVDDSYAELQVIEGYLKGANHTVVSYPNSEKLEEKILNEKPDLIVMDVVMPGRNGFQACRDLKNDDRTKNIPIILCTSKGNESDKFWGQQQGANAHVVKPFKGEELLAAVKRVLG; encoded by the coding sequence ATGAGCAAGATCGTCGTGGTGGATGATTCGTACGCCGAACTTCAGGTGATCGAGGGATATCTGAAGGGAGCCAATCATACCGTCGTCTCGTATCCGAATTCGGAAAAGTTGGAAGAAAAGATTCTCAACGAGAAGCCGGACCTGATCGTCATGGACGTCGTCATGCCGGGCCGCAACGGATTCCAGGCCTGCCGGGATCTCAAGAACGATGATCGCACCAAGAACATTCCGATCATTCTGTGTACCTCGAAGGGCAACGAGAGCGACAAGTTTTGGGGACAACAGCAGGGCGCCAACGCTCACGTGGTAAAGCCGTTCAAAGGCGAGGAACTCCTTGCCGCGGTCAAGCGGGTCCTCGGGTAA
- the cbiB gene encoding adenosylcobinamide-phosphate synthase CbiB produces the protein MPSDLLLAGLLDALVGDPPWLPHPVRGMGRLIGAFETTIRPWCKARGSLSLAGVLLACALPSLTFGLAWTMITAATVVHEWLGRSLEIWMAFTTLAWRDLTDHVIRVSNPLKIRSWQEARAALSRIVGRDTDHLSEPEIVRATVETVAESASDGIIAPLFYLILGGAPLALAYKAVSTLDSLIGHRDERYREFGWASARLDDLVNWLPARITAALIILATAVVFRRPGPVRRSVGVLWRDGHKHPSPNSGRPEAAMAGALGIQLGGTNYYDGIPQTRPFLGTAIEPLAVRHITQAKYVMTVAYLFGFAAACGFLWL, from the coding sequence ATGCCGAGCGATCTTCTGCTGGCTGGTCTGCTTGACGCCCTTGTGGGCGATCCACCATGGTTGCCCCATCCCGTCCGCGGCATGGGTCGTCTCATCGGAGCGTTTGAAACAACCATCCGGCCATGGTGCAAGGCACGAGGCTCTCTCAGCCTGGCCGGCGTGCTGTTGGCCTGCGCCCTTCCGTCTCTGACTTTTGGTCTCGCCTGGACGATGATCACGGCGGCAACGGTTGTACACGAATGGCTCGGACGAAGTTTGGAAATCTGGATGGCCTTTACCACGCTTGCCTGGCGTGATCTTACCGATCATGTCATTCGCGTAAGCAACCCGCTGAAAATCCGGTCGTGGCAGGAGGCCCGCGCGGCGCTGAGCCGGATCGTGGGACGCGATACCGATCATCTATCGGAACCCGAAATCGTAAGAGCCACGGTGGAGACGGTTGCAGAAAGCGCATCTGACGGGATTATCGCTCCGCTGTTCTATTTGATCCTGGGCGGTGCTCCGCTCGCGTTGGCGTATAAGGCGGTCTCGACCTTGGATTCCCTGATAGGACATCGAGACGAACGGTATCGGGAGTTCGGTTGGGCCTCGGCCAGATTGGACGATCTGGTCAATTGGCTTCCTGCACGCATCACGGCGGCGCTCATTATCCTCGCGACCGCCGTGGTGTTTCGACGTCCCGGTCCAGTGAGACGGAGCGTCGGGGTGCTTTGGCGAGATGGCCATAAACATCCCAGCCCGAACAGCGGTCGGCCGGAAGCGGCGATGGCGGGTGCGCTCGGCATTCAACTCGGCGGCACCAACTATTACGACGGCATTCCGCAGACCCGGCCATTTTTGGGTACTGCCATCGAGCCGTTGGCCGTGAGGCACATTACCCAGGCCAAATATGTGATGACTGTCGCCTATCTGTTTGGCTTCGCTGCGGCATGTGGATTCCTATGGCTTTAA
- a CDS encoding HAMP domain-containing methyl-accepting chemotaxis protein, which produces MARFSVMQRFEDLKTQSKLLMTFGVIGVIILIMASLGVWTNKKLSQQADEIYTDYTVALIDFNQLLFNVNKYHETLQELSKAPRAADFKSDVGKLSPYKQQMNSLIAAYEGKPLRVSNSGLDEAKGLSDLKEALTAFFSQADAGVAAIAESFESKSLTQSQAQQMRELGQLALTVSIAPTYDVVTNRHADQIKTMQAISGDLNDEAKALAWNGTMVLVFGGLVAVALGLGLGYWVAHKLALGLGQVASVAQLAANGNYQARAKIASKDELGQMASSFNAMLDRITALVTSEDERNEMQKRLMSFLVLVSDVGKGDLTKRGEVTADMFGNLADGFNLMIARFGQLLKQVREAAERVNKSAGALRDSAGQMAGTAKHQADESVRTLSAVEQLAAQMRQVAETAGASSESAKQVLQATERGRVAVQETVQDMQSIRSAVQRMSKQVKALGDRSLEISQIVSTIRDIANQTNLLALNAAIEAAGAGEAGARFAVVADQVRKLAESSTQATREIADLVKVIQSETQDAVVAMEQETQAVEAGSASALRTGEVFNEISGIAQRSAELAQTIASSAASQTASTDQVGRSIKDFTGGAVATQKATDAARMTVEDMAKLADGLTSSVAQFKLA; this is translated from the coding sequence ATGGCACGGTTTAGCGTGATGCAGCGGTTCGAGGACCTGAAAACACAATCGAAGCTCCTGATGACGTTCGGCGTCATCGGCGTCATCATCTTGATCATGGCGTCGCTCGGCGTGTGGACGAACAAAAAGCTCAGTCAGCAAGCCGACGAGATTTATACCGATTACACGGTCGCGCTGATCGACTTCAACCAGTTGTTGTTCAACGTCAACAAGTATCACGAGACGCTTCAGGAGTTGTCGAAGGCGCCCCGCGCCGCAGACTTCAAATCCGACGTGGGAAAGCTGAGCCCATACAAGCAGCAGATGAACAGCCTGATTGCCGCATATGAGGGTAAGCCCCTGCGAGTGTCGAATTCCGGCCTCGATGAGGCCAAAGGATTGAGCGATCTGAAAGAAGCGCTCACGGCGTTCTTCTCGCAGGCGGACGCGGGTGTCGCGGCCATCGCCGAGAGCTTCGAGTCGAAGTCTTTGACGCAGAGCCAGGCGCAACAGATGCGGGAGTTGGGTCAGTTGGCGCTCACGGTCAGCATCGCGCCTACCTATGACGTCGTCACCAATCGCCATGCGGACCAAATCAAGACCATGCAGGCGATCTCCGGCGACCTCAACGACGAGGCAAAAGCCCTTGCGTGGAACGGGACAATGGTATTGGTCTTCGGTGGTCTCGTGGCCGTGGCGTTGGGTTTGGGCCTCGGGTATTGGGTTGCCCACAAACTCGCGCTCGGTCTCGGTCAGGTGGCCAGCGTGGCCCAGTTGGCCGCGAACGGCAACTACCAAGCTCGTGCAAAGATCGCATCAAAGGACGAATTGGGACAGATGGCGTCGTCGTTCAATGCCATGTTGGACCGTATTACGGCGCTCGTGACGTCGGAAGACGAGCGCAATGAGATGCAGAAACGCTTGATGAGTTTCCTCGTTCTGGTGTCTGACGTCGGAAAAGGCGACCTGACGAAGCGCGGCGAGGTCACGGCGGATATGTTCGGCAACCTTGCCGACGGTTTCAACCTCATGATCGCGAGGTTCGGACAGCTGCTGAAACAAGTTCGTGAAGCGGCCGAGCGCGTCAACAAGTCCGCTGGCGCGCTTCGAGATAGCGCCGGACAGATGGCCGGCACGGCCAAGCACCAAGCGGACGAGTCGGTGCGTACCCTGAGCGCGGTCGAACAGTTGGCTGCGCAAATGCGTCAGGTCGCAGAAACAGCCGGTGCATCGTCCGAGTCCGCGAAGCAGGTGTTGCAAGCGACTGAACGAGGCCGAGTCGCGGTGCAGGAGACGGTGCAGGACATGCAGAGCATCAGATCAGCCGTGCAACGCATGTCGAAACAGGTCAAGGCGCTCGGCGACCGATCGCTGGAAATTTCCCAGATCGTGTCGACGATTCGAGATATTGCGAATCAGACCAACCTGCTTGCCTTGAACGCCGCCATCGAGGCGGCCGGAGCAGGCGAGGCAGGAGCCCGATTTGCCGTCGTCGCCGATCAGGTGAGAAAGTTGGCTGAAAGCTCGACGCAGGCTACGCGTGAGATCGCCGATCTCGTGAAAGTCATTCAGTCCGAAACACAGGATGCTGTGGTGGCGATGGAACAGGAAACTCAGGCGGTGGAAGCAGGATCGGCTTCCGCACTCCGGACCGGTGAAGTGTTCAACGAAATTTCGGGCATCGCCCAGCGCTCCGCCGAATTGGCTCAAACCATCGCCAGTTCAGCGGCCAGCCAAACCGCTTCTACCGATCAGGTGGGTCGGTCGATCAAGGACTTCACCGGAGGCGCCGTGGCCACTCAAAAAGCGACTGATGCGGCGCGCATGACCGTCGAAGATATGGCCAAACTCGCCGACGGACTGACCTCTTCGGTCGCACAGTTCAAACTGGCCTAA
- a CDS encoding hybrid sensor histidine kinase/response regulator, with protein MSSELDRQALIDIFVMEASEAALALATAVNPPGDALPTAQELQNQYVWAHKVRGAAGIYGFSGLATLGALLESVLEQSTGIAESSWPNAVGMLRGMIETFQGQLDVVKQGGQEDLSVSERWRSEVESLIPKSAENAAERGDGQPPMSPQYLVPSIDADVLSYFAPEADEYLQTIDTLVQRLDESPQDQDALFSLYRTAHTLKGSAHTIGFKVVGDVAHHVEECLIAVREGKIVSSPALMDAVVRAMNVVRTLMRRDEGRIAELQRDVPAVTEALSCICLGKPLIETTSAPAVVAPQLHTATAVMEMQPAQAVEKAVEEAPQLTDEYLLPQLDPEVLSYFAPEAQEYLESLEAQLLRLEKEPTNPELINQLFRTAHTLKGSAYTVGFQSIGDLTHYVEDFMGAVREGRVRVLPGHADMLLKAVDVVRLLMRRDPTLAEMVRQRFTLAMQGLKRLEQPITAGSAVSAPVTQTAAAMMPSPEQSNQAESETARVAEGKSKEAGSEDREVIRVSRDRLERLLNLVGELVIGRGRLEQRLRVLEQLSQQVLAFKGRLMDSVRSFEEKHTFTLPSSGSAGAESGIGRTGTSLFPGLSDFGSLEFDKYDDFNILARRISEVTADISESMSQLSGSIRRSHEDMSQLQQLTLAMRDEIARARMVPIGTPFTRFRRATREMARATGKEVTLVTSGEHTEVDTGVVERLVDPLVHLVRNAVFHGIEPAAARVAKGKPAAGSIYLHASHRGNAVLIEVEDDGAGLDIDKIRAKAVERGLVRADVARSLSDAEAIKFIFMPGFSTADQIGDQAGRGVGMDVVKRVIESMNGHIDVESVRGIGTKFTLHLPLTLLIATALMVRTGSERYGIPLPSVREVTMLTGSSLQQVGDRTIIQIGEEAIEVQPLHRMLVHGSGSPVEAGKPVVIVRTGVGPVGLMVDELLGRQEIVIKPIASLKSLAQSTFGGATIDPEGRVILVLDPARLVSGGAQAGAALEDSTAESGIHEPETPYEETVESRSDSKHILLIDDSLSIRKFVGRMLETAGYEVETAVDGEEGLRKASAQQFRLILTDLEMPKLNGYEVIQALRSRPQTQQTPIIVMTTRAGDKHRQMAINIGASSYIAKPVEERALIQELERWIGQEISPRKT; from the coding sequence ATGAGTTCCGAACTGGACCGACAGGCCCTTATCGATATTTTCGTCATGGAAGCCTCTGAAGCCGCACTGGCTTTGGCGACGGCCGTGAATCCCCCGGGAGACGCCCTTCCAACGGCGCAGGAACTTCAGAATCAATACGTCTGGGCTCACAAGGTTCGGGGTGCCGCCGGGATCTACGGATTCTCCGGACTTGCGACACTCGGCGCGCTGCTCGAATCGGTGCTCGAACAGTCGACGGGGATTGCTGAATCCTCCTGGCCGAACGCGGTTGGCATGCTGCGAGGCATGATTGAAACGTTTCAAGGCCAGCTGGACGTCGTCAAACAGGGTGGGCAAGAGGACCTGAGCGTCAGCGAACGATGGAGATCGGAAGTGGAAAGTCTTATTCCGAAGTCAGCGGAGAATGCGGCGGAGCGCGGGGATGGCCAGCCTCCGATGTCACCTCAATATCTCGTGCCGTCGATCGATGCGGATGTCCTGTCGTATTTCGCTCCTGAGGCGGATGAATATCTGCAGACCATCGATACTCTCGTTCAACGCCTGGACGAATCCCCTCAAGATCAGGACGCGTTGTTTTCGCTGTATCGAACGGCGCACACATTGAAGGGTTCAGCGCACACGATCGGCTTCAAAGTGGTCGGAGACGTCGCTCACCATGTCGAGGAGTGCCTGATCGCCGTGCGGGAGGGAAAGATCGTTTCTTCTCCCGCTCTGATGGACGCGGTCGTGAGAGCGATGAACGTCGTTCGCACGCTCATGCGGCGTGATGAAGGGAGAATCGCCGAGCTTCAGCGAGATGTTCCCGCCGTTACCGAGGCGCTGAGCTGCATCTGCCTAGGCAAACCATTAATCGAAACAACCTCTGCCCCGGCCGTCGTGGCTCCACAACTCCACACTGCAACGGCGGTCATGGAGATGCAACCGGCCCAGGCGGTGGAGAAGGCTGTAGAAGAAGCTCCGCAGCTGACGGACGAATACCTCCTGCCGCAATTGGATCCGGAGGTTCTGTCCTATTTTGCACCTGAAGCGCAGGAGTATCTGGAGTCCCTGGAGGCGCAGCTTCTTCGGCTCGAAAAAGAGCCCACCAACCCGGAACTCATCAATCAGCTGTTTCGCACGGCACATACACTGAAAGGATCGGCCTATACAGTCGGATTTCAATCCATCGGAGACCTGACCCATTACGTCGAGGATTTCATGGGTGCGGTTCGGGAGGGGCGTGTAAGGGTTCTTCCCGGTCACGCGGACATGTTGTTGAAGGCGGTAGATGTCGTCCGGTTGCTCATGCGACGTGATCCGACTCTGGCCGAAATGGTGCGTCAGCGGTTTACACTCGCCATGCAAGGCTTGAAGCGGTTGGAACAGCCGATCACGGCGGGCTCTGCCGTGTCGGCTCCCGTCACGCAGACAGCGGCCGCGATGATGCCGTCTCCTGAGCAGAGCAACCAGGCGGAGAGTGAAACGGCACGGGTGGCGGAAGGCAAGAGCAAGGAGGCAGGATCAGAGGATCGGGAGGTCATTCGAGTCAGCCGGGATCGGTTGGAGCGACTGTTGAATCTCGTCGGTGAGCTGGTCATCGGCCGTGGAAGACTCGAACAGCGGCTTCGTGTCTTGGAGCAGCTGTCGCAACAGGTGCTGGCCTTCAAGGGACGATTGATGGACTCGGTCCGCTCGTTTGAAGAAAAACATACGTTCACACTGCCTTCATCGGGATCAGCCGGTGCAGAATCCGGGATTGGACGGACCGGGACATCGCTGTTCCCGGGCCTGAGCGATTTCGGAAGTCTGGAGTTCGATAAATACGATGATTTCAACATTCTCGCTCGCCGGATCAGCGAAGTGACGGCGGATATTTCCGAATCAATGTCCCAACTGAGCGGATCCATCCGCCGGTCGCATGAAGACATGAGCCAACTTCAGCAATTGACACTGGCCATGCGGGATGAAATTGCCCGGGCGCGCATGGTGCCGATCGGAACGCCCTTCACGAGGTTTCGGCGGGCGACGCGGGAGATGGCCAGGGCGACCGGGAAGGAAGTCACTCTCGTTACGTCCGGCGAACACACGGAAGTCGATACCGGCGTGGTCGAGCGGCTCGTCGATCCTTTGGTGCATTTGGTCAGGAACGCGGTGTTTCACGGCATCGAACCGGCCGCTGCCAGAGTCGCCAAGGGGAAACCCGCGGCCGGATCGATCTATCTTCATGCGTCTCATCGAGGGAACGCGGTGTTGATCGAAGTCGAAGACGACGGGGCGGGGTTGGACATCGACAAGATTCGCGCCAAGGCGGTGGAACGCGGATTGGTTCGTGCCGACGTGGCGAGAAGCCTGTCCGATGCCGAAGCGATCAAGTTCATTTTCATGCCGGGCTTTTCAACGGCGGATCAGATTGGTGATCAGGCCGGCCGTGGCGTGGGGATGGATGTCGTCAAGCGGGTCATCGAAAGCATGAACGGTCACATCGACGTGGAGTCGGTTCGCGGAATCGGAACCAAGTTCACGCTTCACCTCCCGCTGACATTGCTGATTGCCACGGCATTGATGGTGCGGACGGGAAGCGAGCGATACGGTATTCCGCTGCCGAGCGTTCGGGAAGTCACCATGTTGACGGGGAGCTCTCTTCAGCAGGTCGGGGATCGCACGATCATACAGATTGGAGAGGAAGCGATAGAGGTTCAGCCTCTTCATCGCATGTTGGTCCATGGTTCCGGCAGTCCGGTTGAAGCGGGCAAGCCCGTCGTCATCGTCCGCACCGGCGTGGGACCGGTCGGCCTGATGGTGGATGAATTGCTCGGCCGCCAAGAAATCGTCATCAAACCGATCGCTTCGCTGAAGTCGCTGGCGCAATCGACTTTTGGAGGAGCCACCATCGATCCGGAAGGCCGGGTCATCCTCGTTCTCGATCCGGCACGTCTGGTGTCAGGCGGAGCCCAGGCAGGTGCCGCGCTCGAGGATTCGACAGCAGAATCCGGGATTCATGAGCCGGAAACGCCATATGAAGAGACGGTTGAATCCCGATCCGACAGCAAACACATTTTGTTGATCGATGATTCTCTCAGTATTCGCAAGTTCGTCGGCCGGATGTTGGAAACCGCCGGATATGAAGTCGAGACCGCCGTGGACGGGGAGGAAGGACTTCGAAAGGCCTCGGCCCAACAGTTCCGGTTAATCCTCACCGATCTCGAAATGCCCAAGCTCAACGGCTATGAGGTGATTCAAGCGCTGCGCAGTAGGCCTCAGACCCAGCAGACGCCGATCATCGTGATGACCACTCGCGCCGGCGACAAGCACCGGCAGATGGCAATCAATATCGGGGCCAGTTCCTATATCGCGAAGCCTGTCGAAGAACGGGCCCTGATTCAGGAATTGGAGCGGTGGATCGGACAGGAGATTTCGCCGAGAAAGACATGA
- a CDS encoding chemotaxis protein CheW, with protein MSTSSSTNTSQGQPLAGILPAGSAAAQPAGSPSVRAAIISLGGEMFTVDLQHVREVFVVESVTPVPGMPSGLVGVTNLRGTVIPLLDLRQMFGLGTEATLRYAVVLKHGAWQVGVLVDSVPEIRTLSRDQFMPAPRDTGREANPFVSAVVKLEDRLRGVLETSAVLSHFESAR; from the coding sequence ATGTCGACGTCCTCCTCGACGAACACGAGTCAGGGGCAGCCACTGGCCGGAATCCTTCCGGCCGGTTCCGCTGCTGCTCAGCCGGCCGGGTCGCCCAGCGTACGGGCCGCGATTATTTCGCTGGGGGGAGAGATGTTTACGGTGGATCTGCAGCACGTGCGGGAGGTCTTTGTCGTGGAATCGGTGACCCCGGTTCCCGGCATGCCATCCGGCTTGGTCGGCGTCACCAACTTGCGCGGAACGGTCATCCCGCTGCTCGATCTCCGTCAGATGTTCGGGTTGGGTACCGAAGCCACATTGCGGTATGCCGTCGTGTTGAAGCATGGCGCCTGGCAAGTCGGCGTGCTCGTTGATTCAGTTCCTGAAATTCGCACTCTTTCCAGGGATCAGTTCATGCCGGCGCCGAGGGATACGGGACGGGAGGCCAACCCATTCGTGTCGGCGGTCGTCAAACTGGAGGATCGACTCAGAGGCGTATTGGAAACTTCGGCTGTGCTCTCGCATTTCGAGAGTGCGAGATAA
- the cobD gene encoding threonine-phosphate decarboxylase CobD → MALKAADTHGGNIHAVAMELGRRASSLLDFSASINPLGPSSKVRRLLAREAEGLIRHYPDPECGNLRRALASRWRLSPRHFVIGNGSIELIHLLPRVLQCRSALIVGPTFSEYGAALSLAGAQAQLLSARKRDGYRPPLDKAGKWIQSAARRAQGASAVFLCNPNSPTGQACEPGDLEELVRQAGQSGVWMILDETFMEYCESLSLLPVLHRYPRLIVLRSFTKFYGLPGLRIGYGVCAPSLAEVLRRHQPPWSVNGYAQAAAETAMNDRPYVRRSLAFMEAERERVSMRLSGIPGLRVFPSRANFLLLELPDLHQASGVAAVLRQQGLLVRDCSRVPGLTTRSIRVAIRTEPENDRMVVALRRLLGTGRDR, encoded by the coding sequence ATGGCTTTAAAGGCCGCGGATACACACGGCGGCAACATCCACGCCGTCGCGATGGAGCTGGGACGACGAGCGTCCTCGTTGCTCGATTTCAGCGCCAGCATCAATCCGCTCGGGCCCTCGTCAAAAGTGCGTCGGTTGTTGGCTCGTGAAGCGGAGGGTTTGATCAGGCACTACCCTGACCCGGAATGCGGGAATCTCAGACGAGCGCTTGCATCCCGATGGAGATTGTCTCCACGGCACTTTGTCATCGGAAATGGATCGATCGAACTGATCCATCTTCTTCCTCGCGTTTTGCAGTGTCGCTCGGCGCTGATTGTGGGGCCGACGTTTTCAGAATACGGTGCCGCATTGAGCTTGGCGGGAGCGCAGGCGCAGCTGCTGTCGGCACGGAAAAGAGACGGCTATCGACCGCCGCTCGATAAAGCCGGGAAATGGATTCAGTCGGCAGCCAGGCGGGCTCAAGGGGCCTCCGCGGTGTTCCTCTGCAATCCGAACAGTCCGACGGGTCAGGCCTGCGAACCCGGCGACCTGGAGGAACTCGTCCGCCAGGCAGGCCAGTCCGGTGTCTGGATGATTCTCGACGAAACGTTCATGGAATACTGTGAGAGCCTGTCGTTGCTTCCCGTGTTGCATCGATATCCGCGATTGATTGTGCTGAGGAGTTTCACGAAGTTTTATGGACTGCCCGGTCTTCGAATCGGATACGGGGTTTGCGCACCTTCGTTGGCCGAGGTGTTACGACGCCATCAGCCGCCATGGTCGGTCAATGGCTATGCGCAGGCGGCGGCGGAAACCGCGATGAATGACCGGCCATATGTCCGGCGCTCGCTGGCATTCATGGAGGCCGAGCGCGAACGCGTGTCGATGCGTCTGTCCGGTATTCCCGGACTCAGGGTGTTTCCTTCACGGGCAAATTTTCTCCTGCTCGAGCTGCCGGATCTCCATCAGGCGTCCGGCGTGGCGGCGGTGTTGAGGCAACAGGGTCTTCTGGTCAGAGACTGTTCTCGCGTGCCGGGGCTCACGACCCGTTCGATCAGGGTTGCCATCCGAACGGAACCCGAAAACGATCGAATGGTAGTGGCCCTGCGACGGCTGTTGGGGACAGGTCGTGACCGGTAA
- a CDS encoding Tll0287-like domain-containing protein: MESRCFRGRTMCLVAAAAVTLFGGSAWAANESEIAEHLIELVKIGRGVVSEQMANINDASKADKGFTGDYMGAQVIDRFKKRTKIDLRIPNVVPQANLYLALVEAEKEVINEAQPIINKQGIAFKGFIPAVFARRTGEQFYKKSGVRMKLTGIDYRNPSNRPDDFESEVLRMFSDPRHPKGQTYVRNTMVDGRPVLRMMDPEYAGVTCLNCHGAPKGERDVSGHKKEGWKEGELAGAISVVLPLK; the protein is encoded by the coding sequence ATGGAATCGAGATGTTTCCGTGGTCGGACTATGTGCCTTGTTGCTGCGGCGGCCGTCACCCTCTTCGGCGGATCCGCCTGGGCGGCAAACGAATCAGAAATTGCCGAGCATTTGATCGAGCTGGTGAAAATCGGTCGCGGAGTCGTGTCGGAGCAAATGGCGAACATCAATGATGCCTCCAAGGCAGACAAGGGCTTCACCGGCGACTATATGGGAGCGCAGGTCATCGATCGCTTCAAGAAGCGGACGAAAATCGACCTGAGAATTCCCAATGTCGTTCCGCAGGCCAATTTGTATCTTGCCCTCGTCGAGGCGGAAAAAGAAGTGATCAACGAAGCACAGCCGATCATCAATAAACAGGGTATCGCGTTCAAAGGTTTCATTCCCGCCGTCTTCGCGCGAAGAACCGGAGAGCAGTTCTACAAGAAATCCGGCGTTCGCATGAAACTGACCGGGATTGACTACCGGAATCCCTCCAATAGGCCGGATGATTTCGAGTCGGAAGTGCTCCGGATGTTCAGCGATCCCCGTCACCCCAAGGGGCAAACGTACGTTCGCAACACCATGGTCGACGGCCGTCCGGTTCTTCGCATGATGGACCCGGAGTATGCGGGAGTCACCTGCTTGAACTGCCACGGTGCGCCGAAGGGTGAGCGAGATGTATCGGGTCATAAGAAGGAAGGCTGGAAGGAAGGGGAGTTGGCCGGAGCGATCAGCGTCGTGCTGCCGCTGAAGTAA
- a CDS encoding adenosylcobinamide-GDP ribazoletransferase — protein MTAGLRSPIIAWQFLTSVPLSRRHHEPSPAELAWSMVWYPFVGIILGAILAVTNVLLMQRLSRDVSAVLCVILLVALTRGLHQDGLADTLDGLAGGRTPADRLAIMKDPCIGALGATGLALSLVLRCTAVAALPDAARLPALLCMPVMGRWAMVVGAWGATHARAEGGLAAPFLAHLSWRQASGATILAAGSLSWAVGLYPAAVMLGVGAMASRLLTWSYRRAFGGITGDTLGTTNELVELCMLVLLPLLWQLP, from the coding sequence ATGACGGCGGGCCTGCGGTCGCCGATCATCGCATGGCAGTTCCTGACGTCGGTCCCTCTTAGCCGGCGCCATCATGAACCCAGCCCGGCTGAGCTGGCTTGGTCAATGGTCTGGTATCCCTTCGTTGGGATTATCCTGGGGGCGATCCTCGCCGTTACGAATGTTCTCTTGATGCAGCGGCTTTCCCGCGACGTCTCCGCGGTTCTGTGTGTGATCCTCTTGGTAGCCTTGACGCGGGGACTTCACCAGGATGGACTGGCCGATACGCTCGACGGGCTTGCGGGCGGCCGCACTCCCGCGGATCGATTGGCAATCATGAAAGACCCCTGCATCGGTGCCCTCGGCGCAACGGGTCTTGCTCTCTCGCTCGTCCTGCGCTGCACCGCAGTAGCCGCCTTACCCGATGCGGCACGATTGCCGGCTCTTCTCTGCATGCCCGTAATGGGACGTTGGGCGATGGTTGTCGGGGCCTGGGGAGCGACCCACGCCAGAGCCGAAGGAGGGCTAGCTGCGCCGTTTCTGGCCCATCTTTCCTGGAGGCAGGCATCAGGCGCAACCATCCTGGCGGCCGGTTCTCTGAGCTGGGCCGTCGGTCTGTACCCCGCAGCGGTCATGTTAGGAGTCGGCGCAATGGCGAGCCGATTGTTGACGTGGAGCTATCGCCGTGCTTTCGGCGGCATCACTGGAGACACGCTGGGGACGACCAATGAGCTGGTGGAACTGTGCATGCTCGTGTTGCTTCCTCTCCTATGGCAGCTGCCGTGA